The Hymenobacter chitinivorans DSM 11115 genome window below encodes:
- a CDS encoding pentapeptide repeat-containing protein: protein MKQRRAKPAGRPTVFPAENRFERWDARTLAAHPDTEFEQCHFIGCDFSGAQLGQLRFADCLFERCNLASAAMAGASLQNVAFADCKLSGVQFAACRDFLFEVHFQGCQLHYASFFGKKLRNTRFVGCSLTDADFTSADLTEAAFADCTLRGTVFRSTQLTGTDFTTASEFSIDPDGNTLTKARFTLTGLLGLVDKYGIIVE, encoded by the coding sequence ATGAAGCAGCGTCGCGCCAAGCCGGCCGGTCGGCCCACCGTATTTCCCGCCGAAAACCGCTTTGAGCGTTGGGACGCCCGCACCCTGGCCGCTCACCCCGACACTGAGTTTGAGCAGTGCCACTTCATCGGCTGCGACTTTTCCGGGGCCCAGCTCGGGCAGCTGCGGTTTGCCGACTGCCTCTTCGAGCGCTGCAACCTCGCCTCGGCGGCCATGGCGGGGGCCAGCCTGCAGAACGTGGCCTTTGCCGACTGCAAGCTCTCGGGCGTGCAGTTTGCCGCCTGCCGCGACTTTCTCTTCGAAGTACACTTCCAGGGTTGCCAGCTGCACTACGCTTCCTTCTTCGGCAAAAAGCTGCGCAACACCCGCTTTGTGGGCTGCTCCCTGACCGATGCCGACTTCACCAGCGCCGACCTGACCGAGGCGGCCTTTGCGGACTGCACCCTGCGCGGCACCGTGTTTCGCAGCACCCAGCTCACGGGCACCGACTTTACCACCGCCTCCGAGTTCAGCATCGACCCCGACGGCAACACTCTCACCAAGGCCCGTTTCACCCTTACGGGCCTGCTGGGCCTGGTCGATAAGTACGGTATAATCGTAGAGTAG
- a CDS encoding serine hydrolase domain-containing protein, with product MKKLLALVLGLLAFPALAQTGASTPQLAHCDAAIEQFMKRWKIPGASVAISRQGKLVYCRAFGYADLARTEPMRPSHLLRVASVSKPVTATAIMKLVEEGRIDLQHKAFGPEGYLQSAYYSSAIQDGRIYDITVQQLLEHSAGWNRNNGVDGYNTSDPIDFPLHVADALSVPNPVGDSTMVRFLLSKGLDFKPGARYAYSNVGYLVLGKILEQVTRQPYEAWVQQHILAPAGIHEAHLGRNLLVNKAEREAEYFSKDHRLSCYGNGKEVPAAYGSWNIEAMNAHGGWLFTARDLVRFLLATDGNPAQPDVLTPATQSQMMEPSDNNRHYGKGWMVSKKVNWHTGSLDGTASCVAQTADGYTWAILLNSRANPNRFWNDLEKLGWECVEGATEWPTQDFFPPAQNAAALRSKVTEPTAASLRWTNGNGSRRLVVVREGSPVETLPHDGTSYAADAAFGHGSALSKGTYVVAASPDSAVTIRNLTPNKTYYARVVEYFQNDTTGQQAMYALDGNPTWQFHTPAAPSLLAKLGRTSGKKSAATSRPTKSSTASKAAGKKPLPATKPAADDAAGSQLSKQHSKGWSWLKWFARA from the coding sequence GTGAAGAAATTACTGGCCCTAGTGCTGGGGCTGCTGGCGTTTCCCGCGCTGGCGCAAACGGGGGCCTCTACGCCGCAGCTGGCCCACTGCGACGCCGCCATTGAGCAGTTTATGAAGCGCTGGAAAATTCCGGGGGCTTCGGTGGCCATCAGCCGGCAGGGCAAGCTGGTGTACTGCCGGGCCTTTGGCTACGCCGACCTGGCCCGCACCGAGCCCATGCGCCCCTCCCACCTGCTGCGGGTGGCCAGCGTGTCGAAGCCCGTGACGGCCACGGCCATCATGAAGCTGGTGGAAGAAGGCCGGATTGATTTGCAGCACAAAGCTTTCGGCCCCGAGGGGTATTTGCAGTCGGCCTACTACAGCAGTGCCATTCAGGACGGGCGGATTTACGACATCACCGTGCAGCAGCTGCTCGAGCACAGCGCCGGCTGGAACCGCAACAACGGCGTGGACGGCTACAACACCTCCGACCCCATCGACTTCCCGCTGCACGTGGCCGACGCGCTGAGCGTGCCCAACCCCGTGGGCGACTCCACCATGGTGCGCTTTCTGCTCAGCAAGGGCCTCGACTTCAAGCCTGGGGCCCGCTACGCCTATTCCAACGTGGGCTACCTGGTGCTGGGCAAGATTCTGGAGCAGGTAACCCGGCAGCCCTACGAGGCCTGGGTGCAGCAGCACATCCTGGCCCCGGCCGGGATTCACGAGGCGCACCTGGGTCGTAACCTGCTGGTTAATAAGGCTGAGCGCGAAGCAGAGTACTTCAGCAAGGACCACCGACTTTCCTGCTACGGCAACGGCAAAGAAGTGCCGGCGGCCTACGGCAGCTGGAACATTGAGGCCATGAATGCCCACGGCGGCTGGCTGTTTACCGCCCGGGACCTGGTGCGCTTCCTGCTGGCCACCGACGGCAACCCGGCCCAGCCCGACGTGCTGACTCCCGCCACTCAGTCCCAGATGATGGAGCCATCCGACAACAACCGCCACTACGGCAAGGGCTGGATGGTAAGCAAAAAAGTGAACTGGCACACCGGCAGCCTCGACGGCACGGCCAGCTGCGTGGCCCAAACGGCCGACGGCTACACCTGGGCCATTCTGCTCAACAGCCGCGCCAACCCCAACCGGTTCTGGAACGACCTGGAAAAACTGGGCTGGGAGTGTGTGGAAGGCGCCACCGAATGGCCTACTCAGGACTTTTTCCCTCCCGCTCAGAATGCCGCCGCCCTGCGGAGCAAGGTAACTGAGCCCACCGCGGCTAGTCTGCGCTGGACCAATGGCAACGGCAGCCGCCGCCTGGTGGTGGTGCGGGAAGGCAGCCCCGTGGAAACCCTGCCCCACGATGGCACCAGCTACGCCGCCGACGCCGCTTTCGGCCACGGCTCGGCCCTGAGCAAGGGAACCTACGTGGTGGCCGCCAGCCCCGACAGCGCCGTGACCATCCGGAATCTGACGCCCAACAAGACCTACTACGCCCGGGTGGTGGAGTATTTTCAGAACGACACCACCGGGCAGCAGGCCATGTACGCCCTGGATGGCAACCCCACCTGGCAGTTTCACACGCCCGCCGCGCCGTCGTTGCTGGCCAAGCTGGGCCGCACGAGCGGTAAAAAGTCTGCCGCGACGAGCCGCCCCACCAAGAGCAGCACGGCCAGCAAGGCGGCTGGTAAAAAGCCGCTGCCCGCCACCAAGCCCGCCGCCGATGATGCCGCCGGTTCTCAGTTGAGCAAGCAGCACTCCAAAGGCTGGAGCTGGCTGAAATGGTTTGCCCGGGCGTAA